Proteins co-encoded in one Gadus morhua chromosome 6, gadMor3.0, whole genome shotgun sequence genomic window:
- the fabp10a gene encoding fatty acid-binding protein 10-A, liver basic: MAFSGAWQVYAQENYEEFLRAMGLTDDIIKIAKDIKPVTEIQQSGNDFVITSKTPGKSITNSFTIGKEAEITTMDGKKIKCTVTMDQGKMVCNTGKFCHVQELKGGEMIETLTMGSTTLVRKSRKM; encoded by the exons ATGGCCTTCAGCGGAGCGTGGCAGGTGTACGCCCAGGAGAACTACGAGGAGTTCCTCAGGGCCATGG GTCTGACCGATGACATCATCAAGATCGCCAAGGACATCAAGCCGGTGACGGAGATCCAGCAGAGTGGGAACGACTTCGTCATTACCTCCAAGACGCCCGGGAAGTCCATCACCAACTCCTTCACCATCGGCAAGGAGGCGGAAATCACCACCATGGACGGCAAGAAGATCAAG TGCACAGTCACCATGGACCAGGGCAAGATGGTCTGCAACACCGGCAAGTTCTGCCACGTGCAAGAGCtgaagggaggggagatgatCGAG aCTCTGACCATGGGATCCACCACCCTGGTCCGGAAGAGCAGGAAGATGTGA